The Magnetococcales bacterium genomic sequence TAATTTCATGTTCACAGGGAACCCCTTTCAAAAAAACCACGTGTTTCGAATATGCGGGATGGCAGCCGTCGCCCCTGTGCCACAAGGTGACGTTTGAGAACAAAATCGAATAGCAGCGGATTGTAGGTTTGCAGTTCGTGCAGAACGGGCACGGCCTCTTCGGCCAGCAGACCGGCGCGGGCAAAAGAGGCGGGACGAATCAGCGGTATGATGCCTGGCAGTGGGTAGTCGGTGCCGTTGAGCAGGCGGCCGTGCCACTCTTCCCGTTCGACGAGGGTGCGAACGATCTCCGTACTGCGGTTGCGCAGGGTGATGGCGGAGATGTCACCAAAGAGATGACTGCGATATGCCGGGTTGTCCATCATGCGGGTGAAAAGGGTGAAGCTGGCCACGCGCCGGTTACCGTTGTCGTCGTCATGATCTTCGCCGATGGAGGCACAGTGGGCGACGATGGTTCGCACCCCGGCATCGAGTGCCCGGCGCAACCGGAGTGGATTGCCAAATTCAGGTTTGCCGACGCCATGCACCGCCTTTTCTTCGCCCCCGTGGGTGATCAGCGGCATGTTGAAGCGTGCCAGGGTTTGATAAAAAAGTTGGCAGCGTGCCGAGGCTGGATCGATCCCCATGGCGGGTGGCAACCATTTGATGGCGCGGGCAC encodes the following:
- a CDS encoding amidohydrolase yields the protein MNPHRRHLLVGMGAAATLALFGGVKECGATPWLWNPCHDRLPPALANHPLVTTAWKDIDPQQVWDGHAHIAGIGDSDSGIHLSAEMYSLWHPVAFVQRLFYLNAGCADHASTGQVDQRYIERLRFLLEGMRPGVKLLLFAFDRAHTEAGQPLPEHSTLHVPNAYARSLALAYPTLFEWVASIHPYRLDAVAALEQAHAEGARAIKWLPPAMGIDPASARCQLFYQTLARFNMPLITHGGEEKAVHGVGKPEFGNPLRLRRALDAGVRTIVAHCASIGEDHDDDNGNRRVASFTLFTRMMDNPAYRSHLFGDISAITLRNRSTEIVRTLVEREEWHGRLLNGTDYPLPGIIPLIRPASFARAGLLAEEAVPVLHELQTYNPLLFDFVLKRHLVAQGRRLPSRIFETRGFFERGSL